A genomic segment from Bacillus cereus G9842 encodes:
- a CDS encoding head fiber protein, producing MAISENQAQRLNKSMPIAKDTSLGNIIKGLEEKLALIPKKVDKQPDSTATDVAGIVKDLNALIAKLKAAGIMTP from the coding sequence ATGGCTATTTCGGAAAATCAAGCTCAACGGTTAAATAAATCGATGCCGATTGCGAAAGACACATCACTTGGCAATATTATTAAAGGTCTTGAAGAAAAATTAGCTCTAATACCCAAAAAGGTTGATAAACAACCAGATAGTACAGCGACTGACGTAGCGGGTATAGTAAAAGACTTAAACGCCCTTATTGCAAAGTTAAAAGCTGCAGGAATCATGACGCCTTAA
- a CDS encoding tail assembly chaperone codes for MAEKSYTRFVINGKEQELKFCLQALRLLDENGGPMQFVSQTMQGGITNFTDVVYYALIHTNEGITYEAVQKEIENMFNAEKLDLDEILKYNKAVVLNSFFFQKTVKKLLGTMTAEQQKSFENLYA; via the coding sequence ATGGCTGAAAAATCATATACGCGTTTCGTAATTAATGGTAAAGAACAAGAACTGAAATTCTGTTTACAGGCACTGAGGTTATTAGATGAAAACGGTGGGCCGATGCAATTCGTTTCCCAAACCATGCAGGGCGGAATTACTAATTTCACGGATGTGGTTTATTACGCACTGATTCATACAAATGAGGGAATCACGTATGAAGCTGTACAGAAAGAGATTGAAAATATGTTTAATGCTGAAAAACTAGACCTTGATGAAATTCTAAAGTACAACAAAGCAGTTGTGCTAAATAGTTTTTTCTTCCAGAAGACAGTGAAGAAACTTCTAGGGACAATGACAGCGGAACAACAGAAATCGTTCGAGAACCTGTACGCATAA
- a CDS encoding phage major tail protein, TP901-1 family — MAEVKKSNAPEFKGAETLYLIDIPQPDGKTTKTVRFFNQTSGSRSIEAGEIELKTKDKSGSDYGDVTQSASIEGICTEGDEGLDYVEEAILNKVLVRIHEVNLRSATASEFKVKSGIYMLNSLELSHENEEYSKYSIGLKLNGKISKGTLNKVPEGAPSGDVATPGA; from the coding sequence ATGGCAGAAGTGAAAAAAAGTAATGCACCTGAGTTTAAAGGTGCCGAAACGCTTTACTTGATTGACATTCCGCAACCTGATGGGAAAACTACAAAAACAGTTCGATTTTTTAACCAAACGTCAGGTTCACGATCAATTGAGGCTGGAGAAATCGAGTTGAAAACAAAAGATAAGAGTGGATCTGATTACGGTGACGTAACACAATCAGCTAGCATTGAAGGGATTTGTACTGAAGGTGACGAGGGACTTGATTATGTAGAAGAAGCAATTCTTAATAAAGTTTTAGTAAGAATTCATGAAGTTAACCTACGTAGTGCAACCGCTTCTGAGTTTAAAGTTAAATCAGGAATATACATGTTGAATAGTTTGGAACTTTCTCATGAAAATGAGGAGTACTCAAAGTATTCTATTGGCTTAAAATTAAATGGGAAAATTTCTAAAGGGACGCTTAATAAAGTACCTGAAGGTGCGCCTTCTGGTGATGTAGCTACACCAGGAGCGTAA
- a CDS encoding SU10 major capsid protein — translation MPVPTTYEFQQQVRQMQANVDLILTKAPVLFGLIGVGDALTQTKFEWQNDYLNSDTGIVKTAAAVGDTDLVLEKSEARKFTENALVQNGLEVLRVVSVDENADKITVQRGYDSTKAEAITAGGELKVIARPRPEGEDAFRKNEINDRLVSHNFSQIFSRYASVSRTQQQVNTYGVSNELDYQVNLRLQEMIREANTSLIYGRRNVGSPTQPRTTGGLFAFAGIEGSHKQDFKGNEIAAKPLNDAVEQVFTRGGSANTILCGPNIARQITKLGGDTIRTTRQDTAAGYQILSFVSDLPGGAISSVVVDLNMPKDRALLLDTEKVKARYLTPIYDQDATPNGADYFSRVIRGEFGFEVKNAKESIAVLENISKTMA, via the coding sequence ATGCCAGTACCAACTACGTACGAATTTCAACAACAAGTAAGACAAATGCAAGCCAATGTGGATTTAATTCTCACGAAAGCACCAGTTCTTTTCGGGTTAATTGGTGTAGGAGACGCTTTAACACAAACTAAATTTGAATGGCAGAACGACTATTTAAACTCTGATACAGGTATTGTAAAAACTGCCGCAGCTGTTGGGGATACGGACCTAGTTTTAGAAAAAAGTGAGGCTCGTAAATTCACTGAAAATGCTCTGGTACAAAACGGCTTAGAAGTGCTACGTGTAGTAAGTGTCGATGAAAACGCGGATAAAATCACTGTGCAACGTGGTTATGATAGTACGAAAGCGGAGGCAATTACAGCTGGTGGTGAATTAAAAGTCATCGCAAGACCGAGACCAGAAGGTGAAGATGCTTTCCGTAAGAATGAGATCAATGACCGTTTAGTGTCACATAACTTCTCACAAATCTTTTCAAGATACGCATCTGTTTCACGTACACAACAACAAGTGAACACATACGGCGTATCAAACGAATTAGATTATCAAGTAAACCTGCGTTTACAAGAGATGATTCGTGAAGCTAACACTTCTCTAATCTATGGTCGTAGAAATGTTGGCTCTCCAACACAACCACGTACTACAGGTGGTTTATTTGCATTTGCAGGTATTGAAGGTTCTCATAAGCAAGACTTTAAAGGAAACGAAATTGCGGCAAAACCTTTAAATGACGCTGTAGAACAAGTATTTACTCGAGGCGGTTCAGCAAATACGATTCTATGTGGACCGAATATCGCGCGACAAATTACAAAACTTGGTGGCGATACAATTCGTACTACGCGTCAAGATACTGCGGCAGGTTACCAAATCTTATCGTTTGTATCGGATTTACCAGGTGGAGCGATTTCTAGTGTGGTAGTTGATTTAAATATGCCTAAAGATCGTGCGTTACTTCTTGATACAGAAAAAGTAAAGGCACGTTACTTAACTCCAATTTATGATCAAGATGCTACACCAAATGGTGCTGACTACTTCTCTCGTGTTATTCGTGGGGAATTTGGATTTGAAGTTAAGAATGCGAAAGAGTCTATCGCTGTTCTTGAAAATATCTCTAAAACAATGGCATAG